CAGGAACGCAGCGGGCCCGGGACGGTGCGCAGACCTCGCTGCACGTCCCCTACGGCGACGGGGAGGGGGAGAAACTGGACATCTATTTTCCTATGGAACCTTCTGGAAGTAGGtgctgggcaggtgggggtgggggcaggcaggggcctGCCCCCCTGCTTACCCCGGGCTGTGCTGCGCAGCCTTCCCGGTCCTGGTCTACATCCACGGCGGATACTGGCAGTGCCTGAGGTGAGGTGGGCTGTGGGCAAGGGGATCCCCTACGAGGGAGCCCCCTGCCCGCTTTCACCACCTCCCATCTCACGACACCTGCACTTGCCCTGGGCATGCTGGGTCTGATAGGCCTCCCAGTACCGGGAGACCCCAGCCCCTGGCTAGCTTCTGTTCCTCCCCAGTAAAGAGGAGTCGGGGTTCATGGTCCCCCCACTGGTGTCGCATGGTGTGGCGGTGGTGGCGGTGGGTTATGACATAGCCCCCAAAGGTAAGTGTTGCCCGGCAGACATTGCAACTGCCTGTGCTGGCCCGGCACACTCCTGACTCTGCCCTCTGCCCAGGCCGCATGGACACCATGGTGCTGCAGGTGCGGCGCAGCCTTGCCTTCCTGGTGGAGCAGTACCCCGGCATCAGGTGGGCTGCAGGCACCTCCCAGGATCCCTCTGCCCCACCActacagctgctgccaggcctTCTAGGCAAACTGTTCCCCGCCCACCTCACTCCCTGGGAGGTCTGGTGTGTGGGTATGGCTGTGGTGGCAACAGCAGGGGGCACATGAGCCCTGTGCTGCGACAAAGGCTTCAATGTCTGGGTCCAAGCACCGGGCAATGCCTGTAGCTCCCTTGTTACTGTGTGAGATGTCAGTTGATGGGCTGGCAGATGTGTCCCAGCTGCCATGTTTAGGGTGCGGCGCAGAGCAGCgtgtccccaggcagcaggcTCTGTACTGGCTCACGGCTCCTTCTCTCCAGAGGCATTTACCTGTGCGGACACTCAGCAGGGGCACACCTGGCAGCCATGGTGCTGTCCACGGACTGGATGGAATATGGAGTGGTGCTGGATATCAAAGGTAGCGCCGCTGTGTCCAGGCGCGGGAGCTGAAGGATAACTGGTGTCTGCACCTGGGACGAGCCCGTCTCTGCTGCCCGTacggggctgcagggctgtagAGCCGAGGGAGAGGAGTTGCCCCAGCCGACTGCAGCCCATGTGCTGGCAGTGCAAGACTCTGGGCTGCTGGCCGAGCTGCCCTGGGGATATGCATGTCCTGCGCCCACAGCTGCTCGCTGAGGCCTGGGGATGTGGGTGCCAAGAGCGTTCCCAGGCACGGGGCTGTGAgagcagcctgagctgcaggCCCCCTCACCCACTGGCACCTCTGCCTCTaggagctgtgctggtgagCGGTGTGTACGACCTGGAGCCCATCCTGCACACCTATGTCAATGATGTGCTGAACATGAGCTGGTGAGCCTGCACGCTGTGGGGACAGTGTCCAGGAAAGGGCACAGGTGGGCTGCACACACACGTGCCTTTGGCCAGTGCCTCTGCAGCCcactctgcccctgcccgcACAACCTGCCTGCTCAGTGGGGCACTGCGCAGTGGGTGTGCACCACCCAGGACGCGGGTGCTCTGCAGGCAAAGACACCCTCTCCCTCTCTGAGTAAGAGGCTGCGTCAGCTTCCACTGTGGTGTCTCCTCCAGGGAGGTTGCCCAGAGGAACAGCCCTATGCTGTACATTGCTCCACCAGGGCCTGCAGCTGCGGCCTGCGAGGTGCTCGTGGCTGTGGCCCAGCATGACTCGCCGGAGTTTCGCAGGCAGTCACAGGAGTACGGCCAGGTGAGCTGCAGGCActgccctgcccagctccacagggatgctgctccAGCTGGCCTGCTCAGACTGGCTCAGCTGGGATGGCGAGCTCATGTGCTGTATCAGAgcagtatttctgctgctgttgaagaTGAAAGCAGCTCAGGGGAGGACGCTAGTCCTTGCTGAGCCATCATTCCTGCTGCCCTGTCTGAGGCAGACGAGGGTTGGggtccctcctgccagcaccactCTGTCCACAGGCCCTGCGTGCAGCCGGCTGGTCTGTCTCCCTGCTGGATCTTGCCGGCATGGATCACTTTGACATCATTGAGAAGCTGTCAGAGGACAGCTATGTTCTCACGCAGGTAGGGGAAGAGCTCCCATCCTCCCTTCACTCACCAAGCACAGCTGGGGTCAGCAGCCTGGGAGGGCTGTGCCGAGCCAAGCTTCCCCCGCGCAGCAGCTTTGGGGCTGGCTGTCATCGCCAGGAGTGGAGAAGTGTGGCCAGGCACCACTCACAGGGCTCGGTTCCTCATCCCAGGTGATTCTGAATATGATTTCAAGAGCTTGAGATGGCACTTCAGGAGCAAACCAAGATGTGAGCCACAGCCCTGCATGGCAGCAACAGGCAGCCTGCGTGCACCCTGCCCTACTGCCCTCCTTGCTCCAGCCGGCTGGGTCTTCTGCGGCATGGGGAAGCTGCTACCTCTAGACACCCTCTGtgccccctccagcccagccagccaggcaggggggcACAGAGCAGGGGCCACCAGGTATTGGTGATTATCACCAGGGCTAGCATTCCGTTGTGAGGGTGTTTCTGCCAGTCTGGGACACAGGGGGCTGGCAGGCCTGAAGGGCTCTGGCTGGATGACTGGGTGATGAAGTTTGTTCCctctgtgtcctggtttcagctgggatagttatTTCCTTTAAACTGCTTATTGccaatacaaaataaaatgggaataacTGCTGCCTGGGTGTAATCTGcttcccagggagctggggctgtgctaAGCTGGCGAGTACACATCAGCCATGGCTGCTTGCAGAGACAATTTCCCCTTCCAGTGCCAAGCTCccatcctgcagctgggctctTCCATGCCAGCAGTGGGGAGTGTGCCACTGAGCTCGGCCTAGCTCTTTGTGTGAGTAATGCTGGGGGCTTCCAGACCCAGAACGTGGCAGGCTTGGCAGGCAGGAGAGCCTGGGGAGctcacctgcagctgcagggaggctgcAAGGGCTCAGGGTGATGGAGGAGCGGCTGGCAAGCTGTCTGGGCCAAGTGGGGCTCATGCCCTGGGACGTCCTGGCCACACACAAACTTCAGTGCTGCTATGTGGTGGCCCCAGTCCTGTGGCTGAGATGCTCCCATGTCCTTGGGAGCAGTTGTCCCTCAATGGGGACTGCTTGGCTGTGATAATGTCCCTGCTGCACAGTCAGGAGAGGAGCATGCTTAGGAGAAAACAtcctgcacagccacagcactgccagaACATGTTTATTTTGTGCCCCGACCATCCCTCAGGATCAGTCTCCCCACTGCTGCATCCTTGCACATGTGGTGCCCATAGGCCAAGCACAGCAGGTGGc
The Falco rusticolus isolate bFalRus1 chromosome 1, bFalRus1.pri, whole genome shotgun sequence genome window above contains:
- the AFMID gene encoding kynurenine formamidase gives rise to the protein MGGWRDMPAEALEEQYSPSRWSPRLGTDAVIQAHLAATAAGTQRARDGAQTSLHVPYGDGEGEKLDIYFPMEPSGTFPVLVYIHGGYWQCLSKEESGFMVPPLVSHGVAVVAVGYDIAPKGRMDTMVLQVRRSLAFLVEQYPGIRGIYLCGHSAGAHLAAMVLSTDWMEYGVVLDIKGAVLVSGVYDLEPILHTYVNDVLNMSWEVAQRNSPMLYIAPPGPAAAACEVLVAVAQHDSPEFRRQSQEYGQALRAAGWSVSLLDLAGMDHFDIIEKLSEDSYVLTQVILNMISRA